In Lycium ferocissimum isolate CSIRO_LF1 chromosome 7, AGI_CSIRO_Lferr_CH_V1, whole genome shotgun sequence, the sequence TAATTGTCAATTTGAAAATTACTTCACGTCTAGCTAATGATATATTGCCTTAACCTTGTTCAATGAAATTATGGGCTATGAGTTCTTTTTCCCCTCTTTATGTAcccttttttgttgttttgatgtCATCAAATAATTTGGGCTTTACTTTAGGTAATTTAATGAAgtctgatatttttttttttattcaatgaTAGATGAGTATTTGTTTGTGTTTCTTTTTGATGACTAATTAAGCATGGATGAAAACCTTATCTTTCTAAATTGACAGAAGTCTGATGGAGAAGATGAAGGAGATACTTCGGCATCTCTAACGTACAGAATCAATCAGCTGAAAAGGCAAATTCAAGCGGACCGAGTTCTTTCAGTGAGGGTACTTGTTCCTTTGCATTTCTCTATTTTCTAAACTATTGTATATTCAACACTTAACTGTATCTCTGCTGATATTGTAGCAAGCACACAATACGGCTGTGTGTTCGCTCATactcttcatctctttctcttttgtGTTGAGTAGTGTTTGGCCCAATCAAACCTTAGTTAATGTAGAACATTAGCATTTAGCGGAAACTTTTATCTCAAATGGATATTTCTTTTCTGaagatctttaaaaaaaaaaaaaaaaaaaaaaaaaaattcttattctGTGAGCAAAGCAATTAGTGAGTAACTTCTATTTTCTGAGTTACCAATTGGAAGACTTTTGAGTGGAAgttccaaaatatcaaagtgTACAATTGAACAGGCTGTGAATTTGCTGATATGTATATACGTGCACATATACACATTATGCATGTATGTATGAGGGTAATTACATAAAAGCTGTCTATTTAAGTATTTCATCTTAAAGATGAGATGATCGATTCATACTCCTAGAGTCGAGTCAGATAACAAATTGTTTCCATAATTTGATGTATTAAGTATATCTCTGTAAGCTTAGAAGAGAGGTATTAAGGGATGGTCAAATATGGCTTTGGTATAGAAAGGTGCATACTATTCGGCACCGGAGAAAcaaaacatcaataaaataCCAGTATTTGAAATGAAGAATGCGAAGAAGGTTATATGACCCAATAAAAGGAAACATCAATGCCCCCAGGGCTTTGGTCTACGGTATGAGCGCAGTGCGTGATGTGTGGGTTAGGCGCACGTCATGAGTTTGAACCCTGCTCTGGACAAAAGTCTGGTATTTAAGTGAAGAAGGGTAGAGGGGTGGGCCAATTATCCCATTTAAAAGGAaccaatccaaaaaaaaaaaaaaagctctacTAATTGCTTAAAATGTTCATTGTAATTCagccaaaaaaaacaaaaaaaaaagaaaaagaagaaaaaaaagaaaaagaaaaaagaaccaTAATTAGAATAAAGGGCAAAGGATTATCTGACATGCTTGTTTTTGTGTAGGACAAACATGAAGAGAACAAAAGGAAGCTAGAAAATCATGTTTCTGAACTTTTTTTGTTGGCTACGTCAAGGAGTGATACTATGAGGAACTCTGGGACTGGTAAAATGCTTTCTTTAAGAATATCAAATCCTCTCTGCGAAGTTGGTGGATTTCTTCAAGGTTCAGGAGACAGGGACTATGCTAATGGAGAGGAAGTCGTATCTTCAACAACTGCAAAGCTTCCCTTGATTGAGAATATTCCACCATATACCACTTGGATCTTTTTAGACAAGTATGTGATAATCATAGTTATATCATGTCCAATACTGTGAAGAATTCCATCGAAGAGGACACTTAAGGAGTGAAATTCTAAAAATAACATTTCTTGCCAGCTACATTGGATAGCTTTTTGTATATCGTCAACCTGAAATCTACTGTTTCACCAGTATAAGGCTTAATTAGAAGCACTAAAATTtgcatctttttctttattttctgtaGATTGTTTTGGATACAACACTTTCCTGACAAGCTTGAGATAGAACATTTGATCTTTGTCATggtccttttttccttttaatatcTATTTTGGTGATAAGTTATCATAAACAACTGAAGTCCCACTCTGAAGTCTTAAGGCAGTTCCACAATTTAATAGCTTGGAGAAGATTGGGGAAAAACTAGTTTCCAGTAGTATCATTCATCCATTGTCATGCAATTTAGCTAATCTTGTTCATTGTGCCTTCTCCACGCACTGTTCTTTAGCTTCTATATTATGTTCTTCTGAGTTTTTCGATTAGGCCAATAGTTGCAGCTTTAGACTTGCATGCTGCCATGAttatactttcttcttattcaaaatgaggattttatttGCTCTTTGCTCTCAAGTCTTCTTCACAAAAGCACAGAAATCAAAGAATGGCTGAAGACCAATCAGTGGTTGGGAGAAGGCGGATATATTATGACCAGCATGGTAGCGAGGCCCTAATCTGTAGTGACAGTGAGGAAGACATCGCAGAACCTGAGGAAGAGAAACGTCGTTTCTCCGAGGGGGAGGAAAAGATTCTTTGGTGAGTTCAGATAATACATTATGTGTTACAACTTTATAAAATATTAGCACTTTGCCGTTGTTCAATTATTAAACAGATTTTTGCTTCAGTGTCGAAGATAAAAATTGACCATAGACTGTTTGAAGAATTGGCATTGATGTAGTTTATTTATCTCTCTCAGTGTTGCGTAACCAATGCTTAGTGCTTACACAGGGAAGGTTTGTATAGAAATTCTGCAACTGAGAGTTTTATCCATCAATCCCATCTcccattttcttttaaatttgaaattttctctTACTAGAATTTGAAGAGCTATTCTGTTAAGGGAGtatgatttgattgttctaagTTGTTGGATCGACAGCTGATTTGCTATCCTGTCTTCTCCCAAGTTCCCTGCCTCAGTAGCCTGGGATATTGCCCTGTTTCTTTCCCTTGGGTAAAATAGTTAGGTACTCAGCTTTCTGTTGTTTATGTGGTCCGCCGAGCACCATCAGTGAACTGGAATGTCCTGCCTATATTTAGCCAGCTGGAGGGAGTTGCTAGCATTTCGTGCTAGTAGTTCCCTAAACAGAGAGGGTATAGCTGCAGATTTCAGACAGGAAATGCATTTTTTTTGCAGTGCTTGTCAGTTTGCTTCTCTTTTTGAGGTCACAGGACCAGCTTATGTTCATTTTTTGGGATTCTGTAGGATGGCTTCGCAGGAGTTTGGGCTTAATGAAGAAGTTCTGGACATCTTGACCCAATATGTTGGAGGCACCACTTTCGAAATCCTGGTAAACTAAGTTGGTGATGTAATTGGATAATGAACTTGTTAGATGTTTTGGTTACCGAATTTATGTGTGTTTGGGCGTGCTCACATGTTGAGGCATGTATCTCTATCTTTGATAGTTATCTTGTTTGTGGCTATCTGTGGAATCATTTTGTATACTATCTGATTTCTATTTTTGTTTGTCTGTTATTAGGAGCACTGTAATGTGCTTGGGGAAAAACATCAAGATGCGGACAGCAAAAGCTTGAAAGATTCTGGGGAAAGTGTATTTGGGGGGAGTAAATTTCTGGACAAAAGCCTTACTGCTGCTTTAGATTCTTTTGATAACCTTTTTTGTCGCCGCTGTCTGGTATGTGATTGAAACgtgtatttttttaatgaaaaagaaGTATAATGTGTTTTTAATTGGCTCCTGTACTACAACAGGTGTTTGACTGCCGTCTGCATGGTTGTTCACAAATTCTTATCGATGTTGTAAGCATCATCGCTCATCCAGCTTTTTCTATTgaatttgtatatgaaaatcTGATAAGAGTCTTTCATTTGACAGAATGAAAGGCAGTCCTATTCATCTGATCTAGAAGATGACGATACACCTTGCAGTGATCAGTGTTATCTTAAGGTATTCTTTAGATATATACAAGTAAGGACATCATACTTTATCAAGTTAGGAATATCCCTCAATGTGTCatttgtttgtttattttttaagataacTCTTGTTTTTGAGGTACCCTGGAATATTTCTAGTATTAGTTCCTAAACTTGTTTAACTAAGCAGCTTAGCATTTTCAGTAAGTACCTAGGCAGCTCTGCTTTTACCATATAACTTTGGTATTATCTGGTTTGCTCGTTTTGGTTCCGACTGTCGAATGCCAAGTGATTTTTTCTACTATGTTTACTATCTGTGGAGTTGGTGATCATAAAAATACATTCTAGGCTTTTAACTCTATTTTGATTTTACGTTTTTTCCTTTCTATTACCATAATCAGTTCTGTTTTAGTAACACTTGCCACTGCTACGGAATTGCTTATTCTCATTTGCTAACTTGCTCTTCCCTTTTTCCCCCTCTTCTTTTTTCACTCACTTTCAGCTTTTTATGTGGGAGAAATTCGTTTTGGGGTTTTAGGTAAAAGATGCGGCAAACCAGATTAATTATTCAACTGTAGATCTACCGGAAGGGTCGCAAAAGCACACTTCAGAAGTGGGAGGTAGTACTGTGGTCACCAAAAGAACTGGAGATCCAGGTGACGATGATTCACACACTTTTGAGGACAGATCACTTTGctgaaattttcttttcttgtcttTAACATATAAAATTACCTGCTGTTGGTTCCACTTGTGCATGTTTCCTTGTCACAATAGACGAGCACATTGATGAAAAAATGAAGCACGCAGTATCAGAGTCTATGAACGCAACTTTGAAGAAGTCAGATCTGATCTTGGATTACCAACAAGATTCTTCTTGTAAGAGAAGGAAATTGTCACTCCCTACTGCTGTTGCCATGGCAGCAGAAGATGGATCTGAGATCAATGAACTGTCTATTATCACCCATGATTATGTATCACATTCACAAGCACCAGACCAGTCTGGCTTTAATCATGGTGGGGACAGTGTCAGGAGTGAAGGAGAAGACACTAAAAAGGAAACTGTGAAGCACACATCCTACTCGAAAAATCTGCCAGAATGGAAACCCCTAGAGAAAGAACTGTACTCAAAGGGGATAGAGATTTTTGGGAGAAATAGGTATggattttagttaatattagCTCTTTCTCAATAATATAGGATTACAATTTTTTACATTAAAATTTTAGTTAATATTGGCTCTTTCTCAATAATAGATTACAATTTTTTACACTAAAATAGGTCGAATCATCAGTGGTAAAAATGCATGACCAAGTGAATTGTTGCACTGGGGTTTTCTTTCCATGTGGATAACATCTGGTAAGGTAGTTGTTTCTTGTTGACAGCAGACCAGAGAGTGAGAGATTAGATGGTAAGATCAAAAGGGGTCTTTCTGAGTCTTCATATGTCACTTGGTACTTTTGGGAGTACTGAGGTCAGTAGTAACATATCCTTAAACTTTGCAGCCTTGCAATCTATGTCGTCCACATGCAATGATAGGTCAGACTAAGGGGTGACTCCGTGGACTAATCTCTCCCTATGCGTGGGTCTGGGGAAGGGCGGACATTGGCTCTCATTTATGCAGCCTTACCTTGCATGGGCTGTTTCCGCGTGCAATGATAGGTCAGACTCAGAAATAGAAACTGTCTTCCGTTCTTTTCCAGCTACAGactgttgctcggactctttaAGCGGGCGTGTGTTCGGATCCTCCAAGATTAGTTGCTGTACTTTCCTCTTGAAAGTAGGGGACACTCATCTTTTGCTGGCCTTCCAGGGACCCTTTTACATTTTAAAAGAGTTCTTTTTTCCATGTCACGAGACAAAGGAAGCACCTGGATAAATGCTACACCATACTTTAGCAAATTTAGCCCCGATATGTTGAGAGTTCCCTTTCATTTTGTGCAGATCATATTCtaaccccccaccccacccctcccccTACCTGTTTGGTTGTGCTTCTTAAGTTCAAGGAGTGGAATAAATGTTGCTGACAGATTCTTGTTGGattatatttggtatatacttaAATCAGATTGTCATGTCAATATGTGTCAGCTCTAATGTATATCTTGTACATTGCAGTTGCCTCATCGCTAGGAACTTACTTCCTGGGTTGAAAACTTGTATGGAGGTATCCTCTTACATGGATAGCAGAGCAGCAGCGCAACGTGGAGGCTCCACAAGCTTATTTTCAGAGGACAATGGGAAAGCTGACATGGATTACATGGTTTGTGCTCCTTTTCATGCCTAATCATTTACTTGAGGCTTTGGCTCAAAGATGGTAATACATGAATTCTCATATTCTTCTGGGCTTGAAATGACTAAGGGGTTCTTGTGGTACACAGATTTGGGAACATATCAATTTACCTACTTAATAATTGGGTGTTTGGGACTAAGAAAAGGTGTTTGTATTCTTAGAAACACCCCATATGCCGATATATTTCTATCCAAGGAGAAGGAATATTGTTAATGGGATCTTCTCTTTAAATTCTAAAATGGCGAAAGTCTTTCCTACTACATGATGGACTTAAATCCAAGGATAAAGCTTTAACAAAACAAAGCTAGTCCAATAAAGTTTTAACATATCCATATTTTAGGGCAATAAATTATATTACAGGCACTCATTATTTTCACTTTATAATAAATTACCTAAAAAGTTAATTTATGAAGGGGGATTGGCGACTTACGCATTCAGTGACTTTGGCACTGGACGTTCCCAAGCAAAATCTTCTTTTTAGAACCACAAGTCAGTGAAGTAGGCGACTCAATGATTGCAATTCAAGAACGGCATGAAACTTTGGCTCAGTACAGTAGCATTTGACTTTGGAAGTGTTATTTAATACCTGTAGTATAATCTAGGGCTGTATCATCTTAGCAACAATGGGACAAATCTTAAAGAGTAGAAAAAAGTATACCTATCTTGGTTCAAATATATGTAATGCTGAAGTACTTAAATAGAGGACAGACTTCTAATTCAAATTTGGACGCGCAGCCTACTATCAGCTTtgcaataaaaagaaaaagcatcaTGGATCTTTTGGTATTCATGATACCATATTGACTGTTATAACTATTTGGAACAGCAGGAAGTGCTACCTTCTAACATTCCGTaccctcttttttattttttattttatgaggaTGGGTTAGCTTTTGACTCTCAAGAAAAACAATGGTTCTTCTCTATCCAGAATAAGATATTTTCACATGCAGCAGCAGGAAGAATCATATTGTTGAGAAATACTTCTAGTTCATTTTTAAGCGCAGAATGATGCACAAGTTTATTTTAGGAAGTTGAGAAAGTCGATCTTCTTCTTTGGAAATTCATGCATATATGAGAATATTATTTCCCTTGAATTTCTCATGCTATAAAGTGGAACATACTAACATATAAGGTGCTGCTGGAATTGAAAGTGCAAGTGCTGATTTGTTTTTTGTTAGCATTCTACTTTCCTAGATTAATTTGAGTTACTTCCTTCATGGTGTATACCCATCTAATTTGATGTATTTGGCTATTTAGGAGCCAGATATTCCGACAAAATCACGCTTTCTTCGTAGAAGAGGCAGAACACGGAAGCTCAAATATTCCTCAAAGTCTGCTGGGCATCCCTCAATCTGGAGAAGAATGGCTGATGGAAAGAATCAATCATGTATACTATATAATCCTTGTGGATGCCAGCCGATGTGTGGAAAGAATTGTCCTTGTTTGCAGAATGGTACTTGCTGTGAAAAGTATTGTGGGTATGTTGAGCTTTTGAATTTATCAACGAAGGATTTCATCTTTGACCTGTTAAGTCGGATGCTTCTCCAGTCCAcagttttctcctttttttgcctTTCTATTAACTATTTTTAAGCCCCCCTGTAAAGCTTGTTCTCTTTTCACTCATCCCCTCCTCCTGGATTCATTGGCGACTCTACTTGATGCTATGAATGGATCATTTGTGCCTACTGCAGCTGAAAGTTTTGCAGTGCATCAACTTTTTGCATTTACCCGAAATTGAACTCCCGTAAAATTGGACAGCAGTTATGTCCTCAATTGCATTCATTGTTATGTGAAAGAAGACTGCAGCTCGATGTTTTTGACTATGTTCATTGTTAAGAAAAGCTGTTCAACTTGATGCTTGCTCagacttttttattttttggtttacTTAGGACTAGCTGGGACTTCATTTGTTCGCTTTCTGATATCAGTTCAGGAACCCGTCATCTCTCCTAATATCTCTTCTTCCGTTTCAGCTGCTCAAAAAGCTGTAAAAATCGTTTCCGTGGATGCCACTGTGCAAAGAGTCAATGCAGAAGCAGACAATGTCCGTGTTTTGCTGCTGGACGTGAGTGTGATCCAGATGTTTGCCGCAATTGTTGGGTTAGGTAAAATTTGCTAAAATCACGTCATTGTGGTTACCTTTAGTGGCTCATCATAAATGCTGATGATTTACACTAATTACCAATTTGAATCGCTCTGGATAATCAAGATTTTTAGAATTGTTCTTGACACTTGAAGTATATTATTAGGTTTACGTGTTATGAGTACAAATAAACAGCAAGAGAGCTCCAAAAGGCATTTCAAACGATATAGGCTGTAAGGGGAAGAAAACTCCTATATAGATTTGGCTGACTAGATTCAAATATTCTCTTTTGTGTCCTGTTTTATTGTGTAGATCTTTTTCAGATAGATAGATAGACAGGTTTCTGGGTAGCCAAATTGCTTAAATATTTGTGCTTCTAAGTCGACACCTTTTTGGGCTGAATCAATGGGAGACATTTGACTTGTCAAAAGGACAGAAATAAGAGTTGGCTAAAAGAATACTTTCAGCCCAGAGGAGAGCTTTTTTGGCCGAAAGATAAGAGAACAGCTAGGTGGACAATAAAGCACTGATCGTAGAAGGAGAAGTCTTTATTATAATATTGAGGTAGAAGACTTCGTGAAAACGAACAATGACTAGTAACTTCGTCCTCTATTTAGAAATCTAGAAGAGCTTGGGCATAATGCAAATACTATTCaaatgataacaacaataagATATCAATAAGACACTACCCAGACCTATACATGTAAGCAGATAAAATCTCGAAAGTAGGGTGACAAATGGGGTCACTCCATTCCCGAGGTGATCGGATGAGAATCGAAGAAGACAATGTAAGTTAtggaattttgaaggcttaagtttgagaagtttgaccaaatgttgacttttgggtaaacgtgccctaaatggaaaaaaatgcaTTTACAGGACAAAAAAGACTTTTTCAAAAAGCCTACGCCCGCCTATTCAACGGCGCTATTAGAGAAGCAGCTTCATTCCTTGACTGGTTGGGCTGAATTTGGACAGGTCAAAATGTTTAGTAAATGGTCGGGTCAAAGATTATGTGGGCTGAGATGGGTTGGGTCAAGATGAGTTAAACAATGGGTCATAACTTTACCTGTCCAACTCTTAccaagttttaatttctttgtttgttttcttaaaattaatttaagtaCCAAACGTAACTaacataacttttttttttctctttattataGGGATATATAACATTATCaaacaaaaaagttaaaatatattttgacaAGGTTTCTCATTGGTCTATTTCTAGGGCActagggcagcccggtgcacaatGCATCCCGCGTTAGCAAGGTCTGGGGAAGGGCCACACCCCAAAGGGTGTGATATAGACAGCCTAacctaatgcaagcattagtggcCGCTTCCACGGCTCGAACATGTGACCTAGATATTTGGCCCAAATCAGCCGAACTCTTAGACGGGTTGAATTTGAGCTGGTCATCATTGTAGTTGTAGTCTCCCAAAGTATATGATGAATTAATGGTATTTGTAGTAGCAAAATGATTTGGCAACTCCCTGGTTGAATTTGTTTATAATATTTACTTTCACGAACTTTAACGTTGTGAAGAATCCATCAGTGATCAAGTAAATCCCAAGACTAGGTACTCAT encodes:
- the LOC132063327 gene encoding histone-lysine N-methyltransferase EZA1 isoform X1, which gives rise to MIGTVVVEYLFPSIVFVSCHINSLHKSDGEDEGDTSASLTYRINQLKRQIQADRVLSVRDKHEENKRKLENHVSELFLLATSRSDTMRNSGTGKMLSLRISNPLCEVGGFLQGSGDRDYANGEEVVSSTTAKLPLIENIPPYTTWIFLDKNQRMAEDQSVVGRRRIYYDQHGSEALICSDSEEDIAEPEEEKRRFSEGEEKILWMASQEFGLNEEVLDILTQYVGGTTFEILEHCNVLGEKHQDADSKSLKDSGESVFGGSKFLDKSLTAALDSFDNLFCRRCLVFDCRLHGCSQILIDVNERQSYSSDLEDDDTPCSDQCYLKVKDAANQINYSTVDLPEGSQKHTSEVGGSTVVTKRTGDPDEHIDEKMKHAVSESMNATLKKSDLILDYQQDSSCKRRKLSLPTAVAMAAEDGSEINELSIITHDYVSHSQAPDQSGFNHGGDSVRSEGEDTKKETVKHTSYSKNLPEWKPLEKELYSKGIEIFGRNSCLIARNLLPGLKTCMEVSSYMDSRAAAQRGGSTSLFSEDNGKADMDYMEPDIPTKSRFLRRRGRTRKLKYSSKSAGHPSIWRRMADGKNQSCILYNPCGCQPMCGKNCPCLQNGTCCEKYCGCSKSCKNRFRGCHCAKSQCRSRQCPCFAAGRECDPDVCRNCWVSCGDGSLGEPPRQGEGQCGNMRLLLRQQQRILLGKSDVAGWGAFLKNPVYKNDYLGEYTGELISHREADKRGKIYDRANSSFLFDLNDQYVLDAYRKGDKLKFANHSSNPNCYAKVMLVAGDHRVGIFAKERIEASEELFYDYRYGPDQAPIWARKPEGTKRDDSPAPQGRPKKHQ
- the LOC132063327 gene encoding histone-lysine N-methyltransferase EZA1 isoform X7 — translated: MIGTVVVEYLFPSIVFVSCHINSLHKSDGEDEGDTSASLTYRINQLKRQIQADRVLSVRDKHEENKRKLENHVSELFLLATSRSDTMRNSGTGKMLSLRISNPLCEVGGFLQGSGDRDYANGEEVVSSTTAKLPLIENIPPYTTWIFLDKNQRMAEDQSVVGRRRIYYDQHGSEALICSDSEEDIAEPEEEKRRFSEGEEKILWMASQEFGLNEEVLDILTQYVGGTTFEILEHCNVLGEKHQDADSKSLKDSGESVFGGSKFLDKSLTAALDSFDNLFCRRCLVFDCRLHGCSQILIDVNERQSYSSDLEDDDTPCSDQCYLKVKDAANQINYSTVDLPEGSQKHTSEVGGSTVVTKRTGDPDEHIDEKMKHAVSESMNATLKKSDLILDYQQDSSCKRRKLSLPTAVAMAAEDGSEINELSIITHDYVSHSQAPDQSGFNHGGDSVRSEGEDTKKETVKHTSYSKNLPEWKPLEKELYSKGIEIFGRNSCLIARNLLPGLKTCMEVSSYMDSRAAAQRGGSTSLFSEDNGKADMDYMEPDIPTKSRFLRRRGRTRKLKYSSKSAGHPSIWRRMADGKNQSCILYNPCGCQPMCGKNCPCLQNGTCCEKYCGCSKSCKNRFRGCHCAKSQCRSRQCPCFAAGRECDPDVCRNCWVSCGDGSLGEPPRQGEGQCGNMRLLLRQQQRILLGKSDVAGWGAFLKYVLDAYRKGDKLKFANHSSNPNCYAKVMLVAGDHRVGIFAKERIEASEELFYDYRYGPDQAPIWARKPEGTKRDDSPAPQGRPKKHQ
- the LOC132063327 gene encoding histone-lysine N-methyltransferase EZA1 isoform X2; the encoded protein is MIGTVVVEYLFPSIVFVSCHINSLHKSDGEDEGDTSASLTYRINQLKRQIQADRVLSDKHEENKRKLENHVSELFLLATSRSDTMRNSGTGKMLSLRISNPLCEVGGFLQGSGDRDYANGEEVVSSTTAKLPLIENIPPYTTWIFLDKNQRMAEDQSVVGRRRIYYDQHGSEALICSDSEEDIAEPEEEKRRFSEGEEKILWMASQEFGLNEEVLDILTQYVGGTTFEILEHCNVLGEKHQDADSKSLKDSGESVFGGSKFLDKSLTAALDSFDNLFCRRCLVFDCRLHGCSQILIDVNERQSYSSDLEDDDTPCSDQCYLKVKDAANQINYSTVDLPEGSQKHTSEVGGSTVVTKRTGDPDEHIDEKMKHAVSESMNATLKKSDLILDYQQDSSCKRRKLSLPTAVAMAAEDGSEINELSIITHDYVSHSQAPDQSGFNHGGDSVRSEGEDTKKETVKHTSYSKNLPEWKPLEKELYSKGIEIFGRNSCLIARNLLPGLKTCMEVSSYMDSRAAAQRGGSTSLFSEDNGKADMDYMEPDIPTKSRFLRRRGRTRKLKYSSKSAGHPSIWRRMADGKNQSCILYNPCGCQPMCGKNCPCLQNGTCCEKYCGCSKSCKNRFRGCHCAKSQCRSRQCPCFAAGRECDPDVCRNCWVSCGDGSLGEPPRQGEGQCGNMRLLLRQQQRILLGKSDVAGWGAFLKNPVYKNDYLGEYTGELISHREADKRGKIYDRANSSFLFDLNDQYVLDAYRKGDKLKFANHSSNPNCYAKVMLVAGDHRVGIFAKERIEASEELFYDYRYGPDQAPIWARKPEGTKRDDSPAPQGRPKKHQ
- the LOC132063327 gene encoding histone-lysine N-methyltransferase EZA1 isoform X3, whose amino-acid sequence is MISSTSISEALPTKSDGEDEGDTSASLTYRINQLKRQIQADRVLSVRDKHEENKRKLENHVSELFLLATSRSDTMRNSGTGKMLSLRISNPLCEVGGFLQGSGDRDYANGEEVVSSTTAKLPLIENIPPYTTWIFLDKNQRMAEDQSVVGRRRIYYDQHGSEALICSDSEEDIAEPEEEKRRFSEGEEKILWMASQEFGLNEEVLDILTQYVGGTTFEILEHCNVLGEKHQDADSKSLKDSGESVFGGSKFLDKSLTAALDSFDNLFCRRCLVFDCRLHGCSQILIDVNERQSYSSDLEDDDTPCSDQCYLKVKDAANQINYSTVDLPEGSQKHTSEVGGSTVVTKRTGDPDEHIDEKMKHAVSESMNATLKKSDLILDYQQDSSCKRRKLSLPTAVAMAAEDGSEINELSIITHDYVSHSQAPDQSGFNHGGDSVRSEGEDTKKETVKHTSYSKNLPEWKPLEKELYSKGIEIFGRNSCLIARNLLPGLKTCMEVSSYMDSRAAAQRGGSTSLFSEDNGKADMDYMEPDIPTKSRFLRRRGRTRKLKYSSKSAGHPSIWRRMADGKNQSCILYNPCGCQPMCGKNCPCLQNGTCCEKYCGCSKSCKNRFRGCHCAKSQCRSRQCPCFAAGRECDPDVCRNCWVSCGDGSLGEPPRQGEGQCGNMRLLLRQQQRILLGKSDVAGWGAFLKNPVYKNDYLGEYTGELISHREADKRGKIYDRANSSFLFDLNDQYVLDAYRKGDKLKFANHSSNPNCYAKVMLVAGDHRVGIFAKERIEASEELFYDYRYGPDQAPIWARKPEGTKRDDSPAPQGRPKKHQ
- the LOC132063327 gene encoding histone-lysine N-methyltransferase EZA1 isoform X5, translating into MISSTSISEALPTKSDGEDEGDTSASLTYRINQLKRQIQADRVLSDKHEENKRKLENHVSELFLLATSRSDTMRNSGTGKMLSLRISNPLCEVGGFLQGSGDRDYANGEEVVSSTTAKLPLIENIPPYTTWIFLDKNQRMAEDQSVVGRRRIYYDQHGSEALICSDSEEDIAEPEEEKRRFSEGEEKILWMASQEFGLNEEVLDILTQYVGGTTFEILEHCNVLGEKHQDADSKSLKDSGESVFGGSKFLDKSLTAALDSFDNLFCRRCLVFDCRLHGCSQILIDVNERQSYSSDLEDDDTPCSDQCYLKVKDAANQINYSTVDLPEGSQKHTSEVGGSTVVTKRTGDPDEHIDEKMKHAVSESMNATLKKSDLILDYQQDSSCKRRKLSLPTAVAMAAEDGSEINELSIITHDYVSHSQAPDQSGFNHGGDSVRSEGEDTKKETVKHTSYSKNLPEWKPLEKELYSKGIEIFGRNSCLIARNLLPGLKTCMEVSSYMDSRAAAQRGGSTSLFSEDNGKADMDYMEPDIPTKSRFLRRRGRTRKLKYSSKSAGHPSIWRRMADGKNQSCILYNPCGCQPMCGKNCPCLQNGTCCEKYCGCSKSCKNRFRGCHCAKSQCRSRQCPCFAAGRECDPDVCRNCWVSCGDGSLGEPPRQGEGQCGNMRLLLRQQQRILLGKSDVAGWGAFLKNPVYKNDYLGEYTGELISHREADKRGKIYDRANSSFLFDLNDQYVLDAYRKGDKLKFANHSSNPNCYAKVMLVAGDHRVGIFAKERIEASEELFYDYRYGPDQAPIWARKPEGTKRDDSPAPQGRPKKHQ
- the LOC132063327 gene encoding histone-lysine N-methyltransferase EZA1 isoform X4, yielding MISSTSISEALPTSDGEDEGDTSASLTYRINQLKRQIQADRVLSVRDKHEENKRKLENHVSELFLLATSRSDTMRNSGTGKMLSLRISNPLCEVGGFLQGSGDRDYANGEEVVSSTTAKLPLIENIPPYTTWIFLDKNQRMAEDQSVVGRRRIYYDQHGSEALICSDSEEDIAEPEEEKRRFSEGEEKILWMASQEFGLNEEVLDILTQYVGGTTFEILEHCNVLGEKHQDADSKSLKDSGESVFGGSKFLDKSLTAALDSFDNLFCRRCLVFDCRLHGCSQILIDVNERQSYSSDLEDDDTPCSDQCYLKVKDAANQINYSTVDLPEGSQKHTSEVGGSTVVTKRTGDPDEHIDEKMKHAVSESMNATLKKSDLILDYQQDSSCKRRKLSLPTAVAMAAEDGSEINELSIITHDYVSHSQAPDQSGFNHGGDSVRSEGEDTKKETVKHTSYSKNLPEWKPLEKELYSKGIEIFGRNSCLIARNLLPGLKTCMEVSSYMDSRAAAQRGGSTSLFSEDNGKADMDYMEPDIPTKSRFLRRRGRTRKLKYSSKSAGHPSIWRRMADGKNQSCILYNPCGCQPMCGKNCPCLQNGTCCEKYCGCSKSCKNRFRGCHCAKSQCRSRQCPCFAAGRECDPDVCRNCWVSCGDGSLGEPPRQGEGQCGNMRLLLRQQQRILLGKSDVAGWGAFLKNPVYKNDYLGEYTGELISHREADKRGKIYDRANSSFLFDLNDQYVLDAYRKGDKLKFANHSSNPNCYAKVMLVAGDHRVGIFAKERIEASEELFYDYRYGPDQAPIWARKPEGTKRDDSPAPQGRPKKHQ